atatatatatatatataaaactccaTTGTACAGACTCTTTATAGTACGTCAGCCAGATCAATTCCACTTGAACCCACAGAACAGCTCCTGGACAACAATATCTCCATAATCATGAGACAAAGGTTGATCCTGTGGTTCTGGAGCGCCAGAGGTTGCCAAAAATGCCTCCAAGAAGCTGACCTGCCCCAAAATGAAATAGTCTGGGCTCTGGTTGTCAGTGAAGCCAAAGCCAAAGAAATTAAGAGCAATCACTTGATGAAATCTGAGGGTAAGAACTACCCGTCTTGTACCAATCAGAGCTGGATGTTGGAAAGCCATGTAAAAGCATGACTATCTGGAGACTTCCAGCCATACCCACAGAGTCTTTAACAGAAGATGTTCAGTCCCTTGTAGGTGAAAAATTTGCCTAGCAACTTTCATGAGTGAGGAGCAAGGGGAAAACTGTGGAGTGGGAAAGGAAGGGTAAGACCTGGGCTATAAGATTCCATGTTTGGAGGAACCTGTTGTGTATTTGTAGGGGGGTAATTTTGAAGGTGAGGTTGTGAGGTTTATTATTAGGTGAGGCCTTTCAAAGCAGTAATGAAGTTGAAATACATACAGTtacaaagcttttttttaaaaaatccccttGTTAGGATTTAGGTCtgcaaatttttttctgtaaaggactagaaagtaaatattttaggctttgtgagtCCTATAGTAGATACAATAGGCTTcctactgtgggcttccctggtggctcagacaataaagaatctgcctgtcgaagcaggagacctaggttcgatccatgggtcgggaagacttctggagaagggaatggctactcattccagtattcttgcctggagaattccacggacagaggagcctggcagactacagtccatagggttacaaagagtcagacacaattcaacaactttcactcactctcaCTCATGGTATCTGCTCTAACTACTTAACTCTGTCCTTGCAAGTTGCGTTCCAATAAAACGTTACATAAGGAGAcaaatttaatttcatataatttttacctattattaacatcttataaCTTTTCCCCCAACCATTTAAACACATGAAAACTAATTTTAGCTTAAGGGGTCACACAGAAACAAAGAGTAGGATGGATATGGCTCAGGACCATAATTGCCCACTGGAGTAGAACACTGACGTCCTTTCTCATTAAGCCTTTTCCTTAGCAACGTACAGACATTGCTTCCTGGTAGAAAATACAAAACACGCAGCTTCTGGATTGAAAAGGGTCATAGCTATAACAGAGAAGGTCAGAGAAACCTCCCTCCAGTATAAATCTGGGCTTGGATGCAACCCACAAAGGGCTTGAAAATCAGGACCGCAGGGCATGAGCTGGTAAGAAAGGCGATGTTAATTATAGCTCCGTAGGCCCTCTGCCAAACGCTGACCCCATAATATCTCTTTTAATTCCCACAGCAACTTAGCTAGGAAGCTgtcattttccctctcttttccaaGACGAAGAAAGGGGCTTAAAGAGTTTATGTGAATGCTCCAGTCACCAGTCATTAAGCGATCGACAATGAATTCGAACCCTAGACATTTTCGGCAAAGAGGGGAGCTCTTGGCCAAGACTCCCACTTGGCTCCCGCCCAGTCGGTCAGAGGGTACAACCTGAGCAGCAGGGTCATGCGGTCCTCCGGCCGCACCGCCTGGGCGCCGGCGACCTGCGGCGGCCCGCCTTCCCCCCCAGAGTCCGCAGGCTTGGTGACGGCTTGCTCCTCGGACTGCGTCTCCATTCCGGGCGCGAAGAGCTACGACTCAGGCCTGGCGGAGTCTTCCCCAGAAGGGGCCGCTTTTCCCGCCACAAAATTGATACCCGGAACCAGCCGGAGGGTCTCCGCGTTCGGTCACACCCCTTCCGCCTCGTGGCCCCGCCCTTTCCTCCCTGGTCTCTGGTTGCCATGGTTGCGGCTGTGCCTTCTTTTATTCCTGCTCTAGTAattaaagttgttgttcagtcgcccagtcgtgtccgactctttgcgaccccatggactgcagcactccaggcctccctgtcccccaccgtctcccagagttggcccaagttcaagttcattgcctgggtgatgccatccagccttctcatcctctgacgccctcttctgccctcagcctttcccagcatcagggagttttccaatgagtcttctgGTCGCGTCAGATGGCCTTGGGCTTTCCTtatggctcagccggtaaagaatctgcccgcaatgcgggattCCCTGGATCTCTGAGttaggaagggaaaggctacccactccagtattctggcctggagaattccatggaatgtttagtccgtggggtcgcaaagtgtcggacactactgagcgactttcactttccactttcagcttcagcatcagtatttccagtgaatattcagggttgatcgcTCTTAaagttgattggtttgatctccttcctgtccaggagaatttcatgagtcttctccagcaccacagtttgaaggcattaaTTACTTAATTTGAAGGCAAAAAGTTAAGCATCAGCTCTGTCGAGCTGGGCTAAGCGCTATGCTGCAGCCATTTGGGGGCACTCTCAGGCTTGTGGCACCgcgacctggaggggagaaccccgaCATCAACCGTCTTTCAGCCTTTGAGCTGGGATAGTGCTTCTTGATCCATTTTAGAATTCTCCTTCCATCTGCTGCCCTGGAAGATGGGTGTGGAGGGCAGGCTGGCAGAGAAAAGGATTTGAGAGTTTTGTTCTGAGCTCGTTAAGTCCAGGCCCCTCATTTAGCAGAGAAAGCAGAGGCCCAAGTTCAGAGATACCCACTGCCCTCTAGAAGGCAGTGCAGACTTTCAGTGTGAAATTCAACTGTAAGATTCgaactttttatttcacttttttgagGGCGGAGGCGGTTGATCCCTGGTTagataactaagatcccacatgctgcaacaggTTTGCGTGCCCCTGAGTGTCAGTTTTTCGATCTGACAGATTACAATCGACCTTTCTCAGCTGAATTTAATGCTCCAGTGCTTAGCTGAGCAGTGACCAGGTAATGGAGAAAATGGAGGGCATAAATGCCTGATTGGTTTGTAGTTTTTCACTATGATCAGTCCCATAAGTGACACGATCTTTGTGGCATAAGCAGCTCGGGCCTCTTTGAACAGGAGAGTTTCTAGTTTCTCCTGAGTTATACTTGTCACACAATAGTACTCTCTTTTTCCTATTATCAAAGTAATTTGGCTCCTGGTAAAAGATTCAAAAGGCATGGTAGGATGTAAAATGTTAAGTTCGCCACTGCTACTCCCAAATTCCTGGAAGaatattttgcttcattttttcttttacaaaaaagttagttttcttttttcacttattttgtcGGAGATGTCTTACAATGTTTCAGAACTAATTTATCTGGGATGTCTTCCGGTATCTCACATCAACCTCATCCTTTTAAGCAGCTGCCCATCAGGAGTCCACAGGCCAAATTTGGGCGAAAGGTTATGCAATCCTTTTCCTCTTGAGCATGCATGAGGATCATGGAAAGGACTGGTTAAAACAGACAGCTAGGTGCCTCTCCACGTTACtgattctgatttgcatttcatgTCCCCAAGTGATATTGCTATTGCTGGTTGAGGATGACACTTTAAGAACCACTGCAGTGGTggattataacaataaaaaataaaaataaaaaaagaaacagggaattccctggtggtccagtggttaagactctactaATGCAAGGGGgcccggggttgatccctggttagggaactgagagcccacatgctgcaactaagcttGGGTTCAGCCCTCCCCCCgaaaaaaagtcaaacaaagaGGGCATGTCTGTGGCTGGGGACCCAATTTTTAGAGAATGTCCAATATAGAAGGGATGATAAAATTGAACAATTACCATCATCTCACTCCCAGTGAGACAAGTTATTCAAAATAAGTATCATTAATgtcagaattagaaaaagaattccCTAGTGCTCAAGTGGTTGAGgctctgctttcactgccaagggcatggtTCAGAGAACCAGTAGGTCCCCACAAGCCATGCATCAtggctaaataaaaataaagtaaaagacaaaaaagcTAGGGACTCCTCTGtcagtccagtagctaagactccatacttccaatgTGGGGGCTCAAGTCtaatctttggtcagggaactagaagaCCCCACAAGCTTTAACAGGAAGAGACAGATTTAGACAATGAATTTTACAGTAATGGGGGGGGGTGGTTAGGAGGGATAATTAAGGATAGttaggtacacactgctatatttaaaatgaatattcaacaaggacctattgtaaaGTACATGTTATACAttagttcagacgctcagtcatgtccaactctttgcaaccccgtgaaccaaAGCACAccaggccatcaccaactcccagagttcacccaaactcatgtccattgtgtcagtgatgccattcagccatctcatactctgtcgtccccttctcctcctgcctccaatccctcccagcatcagggtcttttccaatgagtcagctctttgcatcaggtggccaaagtattgaagtttcagcttcaatatcagtccgttcagtgaacacccaggactgatctcgtttaggatggactggttggatctccagtccaagggacactcaagagtcttctccaacaccacagatcaaaagcatcagtttctatatagtccaactctcacatccatacatgaccactggaaaaaccatagccttaactagactgacctttgctgacaaagtaatgtgtctgctttttaatatggtgtctaggttggtcataactgtccttccaaagaataagtgtcttttaagtttcatggctggagtcaccatctgcagtgattttggagccccccaaaataaagtcagccactgtttccccatctatttgccatgaaatgatgggacgggatgccatgatcttagttttctgaatgttgagctttaagccaactttttcactctcctctttcactttcatcaagtggctctttagttcttcttcactttctgccataagggtgcagtcatctgcatatctgaggttattgagatttctcccggcaatctcgattccagcttgtgcttcatccagtccagcgttttctcatgatgtactgtgcatataagttaaataagcagagtgacaatatacagccttgatgtgctcctttcccgatttggaaccagtctgttgtttcatgtccagttctaaccgttgcttcccgacctgcatacaggtttctcaaaagcaCACGCTCATTTTTatgaggcagcctggatgggagggggctttagggaagaatggatacatgtatatgtatggctgagtccctccctgttcacctgaaactatcgaaactgttaatcagttatatcctaatacaaaacaaaaaattcaaagtGTTGGGAAAAAATGCTTCTGCATTAAGAAAAAAGCTCATGTGCCTTatttgcaactaaagatcccacatgcagcaactaagaccaggcacagccaaataaataaatagttaactTTTTTAGTGTGACAAAAAGATTACAGCTCTGGAGGATGCTAATTCTTAGGACATTAGACACATGATGGAAGTATTTTAAGGGAATATTATCCTCAATCACTAAAACTTTGTCTATTAGGAAATAAAACcctttcttctgtccatggactatTTATCTACATAAGTCAATCATATACTTAATCCACACAGAAGTTTCAATAGGCTTTTTCCAGACCATCTCtgggtggctcaacggtaaagaatctgcctgcaatgtaggagacacaggaaacatgggttcagatccctggttcaggaagatcccctggagaagggcaatgcaacccactccagtattcttgcctggagaatcccatggacagaggagcctggtggggtacagtccatggggtcacaaagagctggacacgactgaatacaCAGACTTCTCCAATGCGATaagaaaacaccaaaacatagGTGTCTGACAAAAAACAATAAGCTTAAGAAAATAAGCAGTAAAATAATCTCCAGATCAAAAAGGATTACAAAAGAAATTGTAACAACCAGATTGATGAAAAAGAGAACTTTAGAAATGAGTTATCTCAGAGGAAAATGTATATACAAAGGCTTTTATTACTAAAAATACATTAAGTATTTAACTAGAAAATAACCAAGAAAAGCAGATAGTGAGTATTaacataaaagctaaaactaCGAAACAGAAGTGGTAGAAATGATAACACCAAAAAGTGATTCTTTCAAAACACCAATAATACCCTCTAGGCAAGCATGATTAGAAAACACAAGTATTCAACATCAGAACTATGAAGATATAATACAGAAGAGGTTAACTAATATCCTATACCTCTACAGCTATAATTAAGAAAATCTAGAatggattattttcttttaaagtggtGGTGACAGAGGAGGGGAATTCATAAAAAACACCAAACAACCGTGGAAATCTACCACTATAAGCACAGGTCAGGTGACTTTACATATTGACTTAGCTAGTTTTCAACAAACGAATAAAAGATTTCAAGTTATAACACTTGAATATGAAAACCTCTTTAATCCACCTTAAAGCTGGTAAATGAGACAAAAATCAGAAAATGCTAACAAAAACTGAGCCAATTACCCACAAAATGCAAAACTTCCTAAATGAAATGCTAGCAGATTAAATCCATATACCGTAAGCAAGAATTCATTAACCTCAAATTAATGTGGTACTATTTTTAAGTTATCAAAAGCTGAAAGAGTAAATAAAATCCCACAGCCTTTctcaacagaaagagaaaaatacctaAAATATAAAGACCACTTACAGACTAACAGCAAAAATATTAGACGGTAAAAATACTGAGATGTCCAACTCAGGAATAAGACAGCAATCTACCTATTCACAATGTTTGGAGATTCTAAAACAATAACCTAAAAACCATgtagttgaaaaaataaatttggggGATTGACTATCAACTGGGTAACAAAAATAcgaaaagcaataaaaaatagGGGTGAGTAATAGAGCCTAAACCCAGCAATTAACTTGACAAGAAAAGTGTAGCAATTACATAATTAAATTCTAACATTGCAGTGAAAGGCATGCAACAAGCCTTACCGGAGAAGTTTCTGAATGGAAGACAATGTCAGTCTATCTAgaactaacacatatgtatgtatacaacaTTCAGTCAAAATCTAAAGGCGCCTATCAGTAACTGGAAAGTTCCTCTTTGAAATTTTCCGCACAAACATCTGAAAAATAGTGATAGCCTCATCTTTCCAGATAAACTTAATGTAAAACTATATTAATCACAGGGAAAAAGTAGATCAGGGAACGATAAACTAGTGTTTTAATTGTACAAGGGGAGGTTTAAACATACGGTACTGGCACAGATGGGCATTCATCTGTAAGCTAAGAATCCTACCTCATACCACATACAAAGTTTAACTGAGGGCTTATATACCTAACaggaaaaaatttagaaatttaagaGATGTTAATGGTTTGGGGATGGAGTTGACCTTAACACTGAAAATCTAAAAGCAACTacgaaaaaatatatatctgataatACCAAAGTTTAAAACTGTCTGCAAGGAAAAAGACAGCATAATCAGATTTAGGGCAAATGACAAAGTGGGAAAGCTTTTACAAATTGTTAACTGGACAACAAAAATTGATTCAACTAGTCATGAGAAGTATAAATTAAGACAGTAAACAAAATAGGACATTTTTTGCCACAAAAAGTCACAGAAACTAAAGCGAATGATTAGCTTCAGTTCAGGCACAGATGCTGAGAAAACCAGAACTTCTGAAGATTTATTGCTGATGACATTGAGAACGTCCGCTGGCTATACCCGCCAGAACTTAGAACACACATTCTTTGGAGAACTCAGTCAATGTACATAAAGGAAAGTATGGGCTATAATGATATTTAAACAGCATTGTCTAtaggaacaaagagaaaaagcaatCTGAATGTAAACAGATGAACAGTTAAATACATTataatatatccatacaatggactgTTATGCCCAAATACAGGTAGGCCTGTCCATGTTGAAATGAATTGCTAAGTATACAAAATGACCCCATTTTTAATACGTCCCATATTACATACCCAAGTCTATACACAATCTATATTCATGAACCAATACACTCCAAACTCCTTATATCCTTCAGATGAGACTGAGACAGGACAGTAAGAAGGGGTGGGTAAATAAAGTTTTTAAGATACTTTCATATTTAaggattgttttattttcttaactaatAAACAAAAACTAGGctttgaatataaattaaaattcttatttttgcaAGTGAAAATGCTGATACTAGCTAACGTTGATAATTTAAGAAAGTGGTACTAGTAGATTACTTATAATTATGGCAGCAACCACCAGAGTAAATAGGAATCAGGAGGACTAGGAATGAGATGGCAGACTTTTCCTTATGTAGAACTAGGCAGCAGAATCTCTTAAGGTGAATTGGGCTTACACACAGTATGACATATAAAGTACAACTAGATTTTAAATGCCTTCAAGAGCTTAGTAAATCTTAAGTAAAGCCAGGCATATAAAACAAAAGCCATGAAGAACCAATTGCATGTATTAGTTGGGTCCCCAGGTAACTGAAAACTGTTTTTAAGTAATCCCCACCATACCTTTAAAACAACTTTTATCCTCAAGTGGAAAGTAGCCCCATTCAAATGAGTTAAAGGATAAGTAAAAAGAACTACAActttattaaaagtaaataaatgtaacATATAATATGTACAGATGGCACATGGTGCCAATTTTATTTGCAGATAGTATTCCAAAGTTCACAAGTTACACCTTTGCCACAGCCTTGGCTAAATCTTGAACTAGTGCAGAATTCAGCTGTGGAAGAGTGCTGATCTTAGCATGCTTAGATGTGGCATACTTGTTCTTGATAGTCTGGAAGAGAAAAGTACAGAAATTAATGAGAGTAGAGAGGAAAACATAAGAATCAATGATTCAGTTAAAAATCAACTCCTTAAAAAAGTAAGCTATGAATTTACAGGCAGGCATAAAGTCTGAATGACTTCTACTTTCCCCAACACCCTGGCGTACCACTGATTGACTCACCATGTGCTTTGAAAGCCCACGGTTCACCATGACCACATTCTTTGCCAGGTGTTGCATAACAACAAGCAGGGATTCTTCAGTGTATGACAGGTAATGCTGTAGAGTTGGTGTCTAAGACAACAAAAGTTAATGTTGGAAATGCTCATCACCAAGGGTTTTCATAAAATTTCTAGATGTTCTTCAAAAGCAGGTAGAGAAGCAGATACTCTATATGATTATAATCGAAACTTAAGACAAGCTTAAGACCCTTTCTTCCCCAGTTACTCTTCTTTCATGGCTTCTCTAGGATCCTGTGCTCAAACTTAATTACTTTTGTAATTGCTGAATTCTCCACCCCAAAGCTAGACCAAGTTATTTGGAGCTGACTTTCTCATTTACAACTCTATTTCTAGGGCCTAGAGTATTATCACATGACATAAGAGAAATACTCATtaactcaatgaatatgaatgaACTTCTGGCACGTTATTTGACCTGCTTGAGCTACTCTCTCTATAAGAAGCAGCAGCTGCTCTACCTTTCTCAAAGGGGTATAGCAAGATGAGATTAGGCAATGAAATGGAAGCattctaagaaaatatttcaagatatTATAATCATTGCCTCAGAAGATGCCATATGTAGGAGCTATATGAATTGTCCTTTAATGACAACAGCTCTATCCTGAGCAAATAGTGAAATGTCAAAGCTCAGGATAATCTCAGTTTGTAGGACAGAGCTTACCCATTCACCATTATCAAGAATTTTCAGTGCTAAGCAAAAAGCTCCTGCTGCAATCTGAGAAGGAGGAAAGTGCACCATATCGTAGTCCAGCATAGTCAGTTCCATCAAATATTTGGCCAGAGTATGTAGCTCAACATCAACCTGGAATAAAACCCACAGGTTCTGTCAGAGAATTCTGCATTGGCAGTAACTAGTATGCCCATCACTGTACCTACAATTGTTTGCCCATAAATTCTCAAATTCAATGGTCCGTGAAAggctttaataataatattaacacACAGATTGACTGGAAATAAAGACCACCTTTATGCCTTCTTCAGGCAGTTAGGTAGAAATATAATGTACTTGAATTAGATCTCAATGGCCAGCAGTACTCCCTGATGTACCATACCAGAGGTTTCAAGAAATCTGTACCTCTCCAATCTTAGATGCTCTCCGAAGGAAATGCAGGGGTAGAGGGCGACCCAGACTAAAATTTAAAGCTCTTAGAATCTTCATTTCCATCTGTCTGATTTGAAACTTGGTGTAGGTGTTGTCAGTCACAAAGGCAAAGTCACCGATTTCTGGAGGGTACATTTCCTCATATTTGCTTGCAACAAACATGGCAGTGACTCCCACCAGCTGCAGCATCTTCTTGGGCACACAGTTATCCTACAGTGGGAATATCAAGTCGATGAACAAGTAATAGGTATTTGAAAAAGGAAGCACAGAAttgtaaaagagagagaggaaagacacATTCCCACAACAAAATCTCAAAGACACCCCATGCCTCAAGACAGATTTTAGCTGAAAAGGTCTGTTTCTTATGACTCAGAGAGGACCCTTAGAGGAAGAACCCTCAACTGCTGACTTACACTCACCTGCATGAACCGATCAATTATGGAAACAGTCATGTACATGGTCTCCTGCAGTAACCTGAATTTCATTTGAACTTGCACTAGCCAGTCAATCAGGATGGCTCTCATGTTTCCAGTGACTTCACGACCCATTAGGTATTTTGGTTTGACTGCTTGCTCTTCCTGCAAAAGAAATGCTGATTATCCTAAGAAGTAAGATTCCACGGTACATTTCTGACCAGAAATAACTGGTCACCTCAGAATAGCTCTGGAACATTTAGAATCTTTAATAGTGCTAAGCTCTGTTATCATTTGGTCACTGCAAAGAGCTCCATCACCGAGAAACAAAGAAAGCACATATCAAACAGGACAGTGTGACAGGTTTTCATATCGGCAAATCTTACTACATCCAATTCACCATCACTACTACTGGCCCACATCCTGTCCCTCCTTTGCAAATAAAGATACCGTACTATCACCTCAGACCTTTCTAGGACTCTAAACCCAGAACCTTGAGCTTTATGTGTgcgcactcagttgtgtcagactctttgcaagcccacggactgtaactcaccagggtcctctgtccatgggatcttctagccaagaatactggggcaggttgccatttccaggggatcctcccaacctagggatcgaacctgcagctcttgtgcctcctgcattagcaggcagatttgttaccattgcaccacctgggaagcccctgagctTCACGGAgttaagagaaaataatagcagcaGCTTCCAGATCAGCTGGAACTAATATGCTACCACACGTGCTTCGAGGTTTAAACCTCCGAAACAGCATGGGTAAGAGAAGTCAACCATCAAAATCCAGCACACACATCTGCTAAGTTAGACCACTAACTAAAAACAAGGGAGAAGGCACTTCCATGGTGGTCGAGaggctgggactctgtgcttccaaagcagggggcccgggtttgatccccggtcggGAAACTAGGTCCTGAGCGCTATAaataagacctagtgcagccaaataaataaaaaacaaaaacaaaggagaaaaaattcaCAGAAGGGTGGTTCTGGCCAAAGTCTTACAGGACAATCGTATAGAAGATGGAGATGCCCAAAATAACCAGGCAACACCCTGCTGAAGATATTAACGATGCCACTACAATAGAATGCATTATGAACAAGCAACTGAGTAAATTTGGTAACTGTATTGCTTATGTTGTTAACATACAGAATGCCTCCTTGTTTGGGCGAACGGTCAAAGGACACCAATACAAAGTTTCAGAAATGAGATGAAATGGAAGAAGACCAAAAGTTTTAGTTTTTGAGTATATTCTTATTGGACAAAAACAATTTCCCAGATATCACATGTTCATAAGCCACACTGACCCCAAATGACTTGTTTTGACTATAGTTTCTTACCACC
The sequence above is a segment of the Capra hircus breed San Clemente chromosome 20, ASM170441v1, whole genome shotgun sequence genome. Coding sequences within it:
- the CCNB1 gene encoding G2/mitotic-specific cyclin-B1, with the translated sequence MALRITRNTKINAENKAKISMAGAKRVPVAGVATSKPGLRPRTALGDIGNKVSEQPQAKLPLKKEAKTLPAGKVIAKKVPKPLEKAPVPVPDSQPEPEPEPEPVKEEKLSPEPILVDTPSPSPMETSGCAPAEEYLCQAFSDVILAVSDVDAEDGADPNLCSEYVKDIYAYLRQLEEEQAVKPKYLMGREVTGNMRAILIDWLVQVQMKFRLLQETMYMTVSIIDRFMQDNCVPKKMLQLVGVTAMFVASKYEEMYPPEIGDFAFVTDNTYTKFQIRQMEMKILRALNFSLGRPLPLHFLRRASKIGEVDVELHTLAKYLMELTMLDYDMVHFPPSQIAAGAFCLALKILDNGEWTPTLQHYLSYTEESLLVVMQHLAKNVVMVNRGLSKHMTIKNKYATSKHAKISTLPQLNSALVQDLAKAVAKV